The DNA window GGCGGAGCAGGTTTTGATCGACGGCGCCGCGTACCACCCGAAGGACCCGGCCATCTGGAAGGCGCGGCTCACCTCGGCCCGCGGCCTGGAGCTCGGTCTCGCCGAGGCCCGCCGCCGGTACGACCGGCTGGTCGCCGCCGACCCGCACCACCTGCCCGGCCAGCTCCAGCTCCTGCAGACGCTCTGTCCCAAGTGGAGCGGCAGCTGGGAGCAGCTGCACGAGTTCACCCGGGACGCCGCGGCCGCCGCCCCGCTCGGCTCACCGCACGGGGTGCTCGTCGCCGAGGCGCACATCGAGCACGTGCTGGAGCTCGACGGCCGGCCCGCGATGCTCGGTTACCTGGCGCAGGAACACGTCCGGGCAGAGATCTACCAGGCCGCCCAGCGGTCCATCTGGGATCCCTCCTTCACCCGCGGTCACGGCTGGCTGGAAGCGCTGAGCACGTTCGCGATGGTGTTCACGTTGCTCGACGATCAGCGGGCGGCGGCCTCCGCGTTCGGGCCGCTCGGCAACCTGGCGACCGAGCACCCGTGGGACTACCTGAGCGACGATCCGGTGGGCGAGTTCCGCAGCGCCCGCGCCTGGGCGCTGGGAGGAACGCGATGATCACGCAGATCGAGGTCGGTGGCATACCCACGGTGCTCGCCCCGACCACCGGGCAGATGCACGCCGGCCTTGCCTTCCGGGTCGGCTTCGCGGACGAGCCGCTGGCCCGGCGCGGCATCACCCACCTCGTCGAGCATCTGGCGCTGCACGCGTTCGGGGTCGCCGACTACCACTACAACGGCGCCACCGGCACCGAGTACACGTTCTTCCACATGCAGGGCGCCGAGGCCGACATCGTCGCGTTCCTCAACGGCGTCTGCACCGCGCTGAACGACCTGCCGATGCACCGGCTCCCCACCGAGAAGGAGATCCTGCGCACCGAGGAGAACACCCGGGGTGAGGGACCGACCGAGGCGCTCCCGCTGTGGCGGCACGGCGCCCGCGACTACGGGGTGGCGACCTATCCGGAGTGGGGCCTGTCCGGGATCACCCCGGACGACCTGCGGGCCTGGGTGGCCCACTACTTCACGGTGGAGAACGCCGTGCTCTGGATCGCCGGTCCGGCGGTTCCCGCCGGGTTGGACCTTCGCCTGCCGCACGGCTCGCGTCGACCGGCGCCGGCTCCGTCGTCAGCCCTTCCGGTACGGCCGGCGTACTTCCCCGGTCCGTCCAACGTGGTCGCGTGGGACGCCGTCGTCGAACGCTCCACCAGCGCCGGTGTCTTCTCCGGGGTGCTGGAACGGGCGCTGTTCCGCTCGCTGCGCCAGGAGAGCGGCCTCTCCTACACCGTGCAGGCCGGTTACGAGCCACGCGCCGGCGGCCGGGCCGTGATCACCGCGTTCGCCGACGCGCTGCCGGAGAAGCAGGGCGCCGTGCTCGGCGGTTTCGTCGACGTGCTCGCCTCGTTTCGGCTCGGGCTGGTCGACGAGGCGGACGTGACGGCCGTGGTGAACCAGCGGGTCGAGGAGCTGACCCGCGCCGAGGAGAACGGGACGCGGCTGCCCGGCCAGGCGTTCAACCTGCTCGCCGGCCGTCCGGTGCAGACCGTCGAGAATCTGATCGCCGAGGTGCGCGCGGTCACCGCGGCGGACGTGGCAGCGGTCGCCTCCGCCGCGTTCGCCGACGGCCTGCTGATGACGCCGGGCCGCACCGGCGCGGACTGGGCCGGGTACACGCCGGCGCCACGCGACTCGGACTCGGTGGTGGACGGTACGAGGTACCCGTCGCTGGAGGACCAGGGCGTCACGTTCGTCGCCGGTGACCGGGGTGTCAGCGTGGTCGGCGACGGTTCCGCGGCGACGGTCTTCTACGACCAGTGCTCGGTGCTGCTGACCTGGCCGGACGGTGCCCGGCGGTTCGTCGGCCACGACGGCATCCAGGTCACCTTCGAGCCCAGCATGTACGCGAACGGTCACGCCGTGGTGCCGGCGCTCGATGCCCGGGTGCCGCGCGAGCTCTGGGCGGCGATGCCGGCCCGTGATCCGCGCCGCATCCCGGTCCCGAACCCGGCCGCGGTGGCCCCGCCTGCCGAAGCTCCGGCCGGGAAGGCGTGGCCGGTCGTCGTGCTGGTGGCGCTCTCCCCGCTGTTCCTCTTCTTCGGCGGGTTCGGCCTGCTCATCGGCGTCGCCGCGACGGCCGACAACGACGAGGTCGCCCTGGAGGTCACCATCGCGGCGGTCTTCCTGGCCTTCGCGGCACTGGCCGGCTGGGGCATCGTCTGGGCCATCCAGAAGCTCCGCCGGTGATCTCGGCCCGCCGTCGGAGCGCGCCCGCTGCCGGAGCGCGAGAGAGGATGGCGGGGTGAGAAGCAGCGTGCGGGGCGGACTTGCCGGGGTCGCGGCGGCGGGGGCAGCGCTCGGGGTGGCCGAGCTGGTCGCGGTCGGCACCGGGGCGGGATCCGGGCCGCTGGTCGCGGTCGGTGGTGTGGTCGTCGACCATGTGCCGGCGGCCGTGAAGGACTTCGGCATCCGGGTCTTCGGGGTGAACGACAAGACCGCGTTGCTCGCCGGCACCGCGATCCTGCTGGGCCTTTACGCGTACGGGCTGGGCGTGCTGGCGATCCGCCGGTGGGCCCTGGCGGTCGCCGGGATCGGGTTGTTCGGGCTGGTCGGGGCGGCTGCCGCGATGAGCCGGGAGGGCGCCGGCGCCGGTGCCGCGTTGCCGTCGTTGATCGGGGCGGTGGCCGGACTGTTCGTGCTACGGCATCTGCGGCGTCGCGCGGATGAGGACGGCCGGGAACCGGAGGTGGCGGGACCGGGTGGTACCCCGTACCGGAGGCGGTTGTTTCTGCGGGATCTCGGGATCGTCGCCGGGGTGGCGGCAGGCGCCGGGGTCGGCGGCAGGTTGCTCAGCTCGCGCCGCGCGGTGGACGTGGCGCGGCAGGCGGTCGCGCTGCCGGCGGCCTCGGGGAGCGTGCCGGTGGTGCCCGGCGGCGCCCAGGCGCCCGGAGCGGTTTCCTACGTCACTGCGAACCGGGATTTCTACCGCATCGATACCGCGCTGGTCACGCCGCAGGTGGACCCGGCGACGTGGCGTCTGCGTATCCACGGGATGGTTCGGAACCCGATCGAGATCACCTGGGACGAGCTGTTGCGGCGGCCGATGGTGGAGCGGTATGTGACGCTCGCCTGCGTCTCGAACGAGGTGGGCGGCGACCTGATCGGCAACGCGCTCTGGCTCGGCACACCGATCAAGGACCTGCTGGACGAGGCGGATCCGCTGCCCGGCGCGGACCAGGTGGTGCAGCGGTCGGCGGACGGCTGGACGTGCGGCGCGCCGACCACGGTGCTGCGGGACGGGCGGGACGCGCTGCTCGCGATCGGGATGAACGGAGAACCGCTGCCGGTCGCGCACGGCTTTCCGGTACGCATGGTCGTTCCCGGACTCTACGGATATGTCTCCGCCTGCAAGTGGATCACCGAGATCGAGCTGACCCGGTTCGCCGACTTCGACGCCTACTGGGTGCCGCGGGGCTGGTCGGCGCAGGCGCCCGTCAAGACCCAGTCACGGATCGACACCCCGCGCAAAGGCGCTTCCCCGACCGCCGGCGTGATCACCGTGGCCGGCGTGGCATGGGCGCAGCACCGCGGGATCGCCAAGGTCGAGGTACAGGTGGACGACGGCCCGTGGACGCCCGCGTCACTCGCGCCGGCGGTCTCCGCGGACACCTGGCGGCAGTGGAGTCACCCTTGGGAGGCCACGTCCGGTGAGCACATCCTGCGAGTTCGGGCGACCGACACCGACGGTGTGACACAGATAGCGAACGAGGCGCCGCCCGCGCCGGACGGCGCCACGGGGTGGCACCAGGTCAAGGTGAGTGTCAGGTAGCCGGAAGCCGCACTTTCGGTCCGACTCAGGAAAGCAAGTCGCTCATACGGTGGCTTGCATGTCCACCAATGCGGTTGAAGAACCGCTGAATCACCCGACACGGTCCGCAGTCTCGGACCGTGTCGCCAGCCGTGTGGTGATGCCGCGTGCCGGGCGGCGTCAGGCCGCAGGCGCCTGCCGTTGTGCGGGCACTGCCGTCTTGTGGGGCCGGCCGAGGCGCGCCTCGAGCCGGGCAAGGTCGACTCGTCCGTGACGATCCGCCAGGTCCTCCCAGCCGACCGCGAGCAGCCGCAGCCGCTCCGATTCGCTGAAACCTCCCCAGACTCCGTACGGCTCGCGAACCGCCAGAGCATGGGCGGCGCACTCGGCCCGCACCGGGCACGCGCCGCACATCGTCTTTGCCTTGGCCTCGCGGCGATTGCGGGACGACCCGCGCTCGCCGTCGGGGTGGAAGAACTGCGCACTGTCCCGGCCACGGCAATTGCCCAGTCGTTGCCAGTCCCAAAGGTCGGCGATGGGCCCGGGCAGTCTGCGAACGTTCGACATCAACACCCTCCTCCCGCGCGGCACCGCGGAGTGTTCGTCGTGAGGGCCTGTGCCCAGGCCTTTGGCGGGTGTACCCCGGCGATCGCCGGCTCACACGCACCATGTCGATGTCTTCGCGAGCGGTATGGCAAAGGGGTGGCAAGTCATACCCATCTTTCCCATTTTTTCCATCTAAAGCGCGTAATGCTGCGGCCCTCGCGTGATCTCCTCTGAGAGAGAAGGAGGATCACTGTGCGTACCGTCCTCGTGTGCGTCCGAACCCCGCTGGCGGCCCAGACCGTCGCGTCCACCGCGGCCCGGCTCGGCATGACCGGTGTCGTCCGGACCGCGGTCAGCGAGACCGAGGCCATGATCCGACTGGCGGAACGGCCGGCCGAAGTGGTCCTGGCCGACACCGCCGTGACCCGGCCCGACAGCGTCGGGTTCACCCGGCGCGTGCTCGCACGCGCCCCACAGGCGCAAGTAGTGCTGTTCGGCGCGGAAGACCCGCGGGTGGCAGCGGCGGCCGTCGCCGCCGGCGCCCGGGGCGTCATCCGCGGCGTGGAGCACGATCTGGTCAGCGTCGTCGCCAAGGCGCTGCTCCTGCTGCTGCTCCCGGTCCGCCCGCAGGGCATGCCGATAAACGGAGCGAACGCCCAGCCGGCCACGGTGGCCGGCGGGGCACGCAACAACAACTCCCCGGGCACCCGCGGTCAGTACCACAACGGTCCCGGCGGCATGGGTGTGCAGAACGCGGCGGCCGTCCCGGCGATGCTGGGCCCGAACGCCCCGATGGTCCCGGCTCAGCGGGGCGACGCCCCGATCGATCCGGCGACCGGCCGTCCGATGGTGGCCTGGCCCGGCAACGAGGCCGGGATGGCCGAGGCGGCCCCCCAGGGCAGGCGCCTGACCCTCACCGAACGAGAGCTCCAGGTCCTGAGGGGCATGGCAGACGGCAAGTCGAACGCCGAGATCGGCCGGGAGCTCTTCGTCTCCGAGGACACGGTGAAAACCCACGCACGGCGCCTCTTCCGAAAACTAGGGGCAAGAGACCGAGCCCACGCCGTAGCCGCAGGCTTCCGAGCAGGCCTCGTAGCGTAGGCCAAAGGCGCAGGTCCTGGACGTAGGTCTAAGGCGCAGGTCCTGGACGTAGGTCAAGGCGCTCTATTTTCCCGAGAGCACGTAGCCACAGAGCACGCGCAAAACGCCGCCGGTGACTTGGCCACTGGTTTCTCGACGCCCGCGGGGTTTGCGGGTGGCGGCAAACCAGCGGCCAAGTCACCGGGTATAAGGCGTTTTGCCTGCGGAGCGAAGCGACGCCATTGGGCCCAGCGTTTTGCCTGCGGAGCGAAGCGACGCCATTAAATTCAGCGTGCTTCTGGTGACCCGCTATCCGGGGTTTTCCTCTTCCGACCCCTCGGTCAACGTGTCGTGCACCCCGTCCGCGTATCCCCGCGCATACTCCCAGGTCACGTAGTGATCGGGGTCCGGGTCGTAGGCAGGCTCATGCACCCGCGGCCGCCCGCTGTCCAGCAGGTGCCGCAGGTTTCCCCGCAACAGATCCCAGTCGAAGTAGTGCGGCTCGTGACAGTCCTCGCACTCGATGACCAGCCCTCGGATGCCGGTCGGACTCAGCAGCGCCTGGTAGATCTCCAGGTCGGAGAGGTCCTCCAGGACGTCCTGCCGTTCGTCCTCGGTCAGCGGTTCGGACTCGGCGTCCTCGTTGAGGTCGTCGAGTCCGGCGGCCGGGTCGGCGGGATCGCCGTTGAACGGGTCGATCGGCTCTTCTTGCACCCCCATACCGTACTCACCTCCGGGCGCGGTGTGCTGGCCCGCACGTTCTGTCCGCCGCCCGGGTGCCCCGACCTGGGGTGGGTAGGATGATGGACTCCGCCTCTTGTCTAGGGATGATTTGTGGAAACAGACAGCGCCCGCACCGTTCCCCTCGGTCTGACCTTCGACGACGTGCTGCTTCAGCCCGGTGAGTCGGATGTCGTTCCCAGCCGGGTCAACACTGTGACGCGGCTGACGCGCAACGTCGAGCTCTCCGTGCCGCTGCTCTCGGCGGGCATGGACACCGTGACCGAGGCGCGCATGGCGATCGCCATGGCCCGTCAGGGCGGCATCGGCGTGCTGCACCGCAATCTCTCGGTGGAGGACCAGGCGGCTCAGGTCGACCTGGTGAAGCGCTCCGAGTCCGGGATGATCACCAACCCGGTGACGTGCAGCCCGGACGACACCCTGCGCCAGGTCGACGCGCTCTGCGCGCGCTACCGGATCTCCGGCGCCCCGGTGGTGGACGCCCAGGGCGTGCTCGTCGGCATCGTGACGAACCGGGACATGCGGTTCGTCAACGACTTCGACGCCAAGGTCCGCGACGTGATGACGAAGGCGCCGCTGATCACCGCGCCGGTCGGCGTGAGCAAGGACCAGGCGCTGGAGCTGCTCGCCAAGCACAAGGTGGAGAAGCTGCCGCTCGTCGACGCGGGTGGTCACCTGCGCGGGCTGATCACGGTGAAGGACTTCACCAAGTCCGAGCAGTACCCGAACGCGGCGAAGGACCCGCAGGGCCGGCTCCGGGTGGCCGCGGCGGTCGGTGTGGGCGACGACTCCTACAAGCGGGCCCGCGCTCTCGTCGATGCCGGGGTTGACGTGGTCATCGTCGACACCGCGCACGGGCATCAGCGTGCCGTGCTGGAGATGGTCGCCCGGCTGAAGAAGGACGTCCCGATCGACATCGTGGGCGGCAACGTGGCGACCTATGCGGGGGCGAAGGCCCTGGTCGAGGCGGGTGCGGACGCGGTGAAGGTGGGCGTCGGCCCGGGCGCGATCTGCACCACCCGGATCGTCGCGGGCGTCGGCGTGCCGCAGATCACCGCGATCATGGAGGCGACCCGGGCGTGCAAGCCCGCGGGTGTGCCGGTGATCGGTGACGGTGGCATTCAGTACAGCGGTGACATCGCCAAGGCGATCGTGGCGGGGGCGAGCACGGTCATGCTCGGCAGCCTGCTGGCGGGCTCGGAGGAGAGCCCCGGCGAGCTGATCTTCGTGAACGGCAAGCAGTTCAAGTCGTACCGGGGGATGGGCTCGCTCGGCGCGATGCAGTCCCGCGGTCAGGCCAAGTCGTACTCGAAGGACCGCTACTTCCAGCAGGATGTGAACGAGGACAAGCTGGTCCCGGAGGGCGTCGAGGGGCAGGTGCCCTATCGTGGTCCTCTGTCCAGGGTGGCGCACCAGCTCATCGGCGGGCTGCGCGCGGCCATGGGCTACGTGGGCGCGGAGACCATCCCCGATCTGCAGGAGCGGGGACAGCTCATCCGGATCACGGCGGCCGGGCTCAAGGAGAGCCACCCGCACGACATCCAGATGACGGTCGAGGCTCCTAACTACCACTCCCGCTAGAAACTTAAGGGCTCCCCATCATGCGTGACGTAGTGGAGATCGGCCTCGGCAAGACCGCACAGCGCGGGTACCACCTGGATGACATCGCGATCGTTCCGAGCCGCCGCACCCGCGACGTGGACGACGTGTCGACCGAGTGGAGACTCGACGCGTACCCCTTCAAGATCCCCTGCGTCGCGCACCCGTCCGACGCCACCCAGAGCCCGGATTCGGTGATCACCCTGGGCCGCCTCGGCGGCCTGGGCGTGCTCAACGCCGAGGGTCTCTGGACCCGCTACGAGGACCCCAGCAAGATCCTCGAAGAGCTCGCCTCGCTGGACGAGGACGCGGACGCGACGAAGCGCCTGCAGGAGGTGTACGCGGAGCCGATCAAGCCGGAGCTGATCGCCGAGCGTGTCCGGCAGATCCGCGCCGCCGGTGTCACCACCGCGGTCCGGGTGTCGCCGCAGCACACCCTCGCCCTCGCCCCCGTGGTGCTGGACGCGGGCGTCGACCTTCTGGTGATCCAGGGGACGCTTGTCTCGGCCGAGCACGTGTCCACCACGGACGAGCCGCTGAACCTCAAGGAGTTCATCGCCGACCTCGACCTGCCGGTCATCGTCGGCGGCTGCACCGACTACAAGACGGCGCTGCACCTGATGCGGACCGGCGCGGCCGGCGTGATCGTCGGTGTCGGCGCCGACGAGTGGTCGACGACGGACACCGTGCTGGGCATCCGGGTGCCGATGGCGACCGCGATCGCGGACGCCGCCGCGGCCCGCCGCGACTACCTGGACGAGACCGGCGGCCGGTACGTTCACCTGATCGCCGACGGCGGCATCTCCACCTCCGGCGACATCGCGAAGGCGATCGGGTGCGGTGCTGACGCGGTCATGCTCGGCGAGCCGCTCTCGCTGGCCGAGGGCGCCCCGGCCGGTGGCGCGTGGTGGCACTCGTCGGCGAGCCACCCGGCACTGCCGCGCGGCGGGTTCTGCATCGCGGGCGAGCCGGACGGGACCCTCGAAGAGGTCCTCTACGGCCCGGCCGATCGCCCGGACGGCCAGCTCAACCTGTTCGGCGGCCTGCGCCGGGCGATGGCGAAGTGCGGCTACCGGGACGTCAAGGAGTTCCAGAAGGTCGCGCTCGTCCTGGACAAGTGATGGAACGGCTTCACGGGGCCGGAGGTTTCCCGGTCCCGTAAAGCCAGTTCTGGAAGAACGTCGTCAGGTCCTTCTTGGACGCCTGCTCGGCGGCCTTGATGAACTCGTCGGTGGTCACGTTGCCGTCCTTGTGGGTGGCGGTCCAGGACTTGACGAGC is part of the Actinoplanes missouriensis 431 genome and encodes:
- a CDS encoding response regulator transcription factor; this translates as MRTVLVCVRTPLAAQTVASTAARLGMTGVVRTAVSETEAMIRLAERPAEVVLADTAVTRPDSVGFTRRVLARAPQAQVVLFGAEDPRVAAAAVAAGARGVIRGVEHDLVSVVAKALLLLLLPVRPQGMPINGANAQPATVAGGARNNNSPGTRGQYHNGPGGMGVQNAAAVPAMLGPNAPMVPAQRGDAPIDPATGRPMVAWPGNEAGMAEAAPQGRRLTLTERELQVLRGMADGKSNAEIGRELFVSEDTVKTHARRLFRKLGARDRAHAVAAGFRAGLVA
- a CDS encoding GuaB3 family IMP dehydrogenase-related protein, coding for MRDVVEIGLGKTAQRGYHLDDIAIVPSRRTRDVDDVSTEWRLDAYPFKIPCVAHPSDATQSPDSVITLGRLGGLGVLNAEGLWTRYEDPSKILEELASLDEDADATKRLQEVYAEPIKPELIAERVRQIRAAGVTTAVRVSPQHTLALAPVVLDAGVDLLVIQGTLVSAEHVSTTDEPLNLKEFIADLDLPVIVGGCTDYKTALHLMRTGAAGVIVGVGADEWSTTDTVLGIRVPMATAIADAAAARRDYLDETGGRYVHLIADGGISTSGDIAKAIGCGADAVMLGEPLSLAEGAPAGGAWWHSSASHPALPRGGFCIAGEPDGTLEEVLYGPADRPDGQLNLFGGLRRAMAKCGYRDVKEFQKVALVLDK
- a CDS encoding WhiB family transcriptional regulator, whose protein sequence is MSNVRRLPGPIADLWDWQRLGNCRGRDSAQFFHPDGERGSSRNRREAKAKTMCGACPVRAECAAHALAVREPYGVWGGFSESERLRLLAVGWEDLADRHGRVDLARLEARLGRPHKTAVPAQRQAPAA
- a CDS encoding DUF5319 domain-containing protein; the protein is MQEEPIDPFNGDPADPAAGLDDLNEDAESEPLTEDERQDVLEDLSDLEIYQALLSPTGIRGLVIECEDCHEPHYFDWDLLRGNLRHLLDSGRPRVHEPAYDPDPDHYVTWEYARGYADGVHDTLTEGSEEENPG
- a CDS encoding molybdopterin-dependent oxidoreductase codes for the protein MRSSVRGGLAGVAAAGAALGVAELVAVGTGAGSGPLVAVGGVVVDHVPAAVKDFGIRVFGVNDKTALLAGTAILLGLYAYGLGVLAIRRWALAVAGIGLFGLVGAAAAMSREGAGAGAALPSLIGAVAGLFVLRHLRRRADEDGREPEVAGPGGTPYRRRLFLRDLGIVAGVAAGAGVGGRLLSSRRAVDVARQAVALPAASGSVPVVPGGAQAPGAVSYVTANRDFYRIDTALVTPQVDPATWRLRIHGMVRNPIEITWDELLRRPMVERYVTLACVSNEVGGDLIGNALWLGTPIKDLLDEADPLPGADQVVQRSADGWTCGAPTTVLRDGRDALLAIGMNGEPLPVAHGFPVRMVVPGLYGYVSACKWITEIELTRFADFDAYWVPRGWSAQAPVKTQSRIDTPRKGASPTAGVITVAGVAWAQHRGIAKVEVQVDDGPWTPASLAPAVSADTWRQWSHPWEATSGEHILRVRATDTDGVTQIANEAPPAPDGATGWHQVKVSVR
- a CDS encoding peptidase M16 family protein, yielding MITQIEVGGIPTVLAPTTGQMHAGLAFRVGFADEPLARRGITHLVEHLALHAFGVADYHYNGATGTEYTFFHMQGAEADIVAFLNGVCTALNDLPMHRLPTEKEILRTEENTRGEGPTEALPLWRHGARDYGVATYPEWGLSGITPDDLRAWVAHYFTVENAVLWIAGPAVPAGLDLRLPHGSRRPAPAPSSALPVRPAYFPGPSNVVAWDAVVERSTSAGVFSGVLERALFRSLRQESGLSYTVQAGYEPRAGGRAVITAFADALPEKQGAVLGGFVDVLASFRLGLVDEADVTAVVNQRVEELTRAEENGTRLPGQAFNLLAGRPVQTVENLIAEVRAVTAADVAAVASAAFADGLLMTPGRTGADWAGYTPAPRDSDSVVDGTRYPSLEDQGVTFVAGDRGVSVVGDGSAATVFYDQCSVLLTWPDGARRFVGHDGIQVTFEPSMYANGHAVVPALDARVPRELWAAMPARDPRRIPVPNPAAVAPPAEAPAGKAWPVVVLVALSPLFLFFGGFGLLIGVAATADNDEVALEVTIAAVFLAFAALAGWGIVWAIQKLRR
- the guaB gene encoding IMP dehydrogenase; this encodes METDSARTVPLGLTFDDVLLQPGESDVVPSRVNTVTRLTRNVELSVPLLSAGMDTVTEARMAIAMARQGGIGVLHRNLSVEDQAAQVDLVKRSESGMITNPVTCSPDDTLRQVDALCARYRISGAPVVDAQGVLVGIVTNRDMRFVNDFDAKVRDVMTKAPLITAPVGVSKDQALELLAKHKVEKLPLVDAGGHLRGLITVKDFTKSEQYPNAAKDPQGRLRVAAAVGVGDDSYKRARALVDAGVDVVIVDTAHGHQRAVLEMVARLKKDVPIDIVGGNVATYAGAKALVEAGADAVKVGVGPGAICTTRIVAGVGVPQITAIMEATRACKPAGVPVIGDGGIQYSGDIAKAIVAGASTVMLGSLLAGSEESPGELIFVNGKQFKSYRGMGSLGAMQSRGQAKSYSKDRYFQQDVNEDKLVPEGVEGQVPYRGPLSRVAHQLIGGLRAAMGYVGAETIPDLQERGQLIRITAAGLKESHPHDIQMTVEAPNYHSR